Sequence from the Acropora muricata isolate sample 2 chromosome 10, ASM3666990v1, whole genome shotgun sequence genome:
ACAACTTACCCTTCAGTTTATTGGAAGTTATgcgcaaatatctgcattaatGACAAAAACTACggaaatgaaatgataaaaaatatGAATAATTCTTACCCAGCCGCCTTGAAGTTTGATCCATTCAACGAAATGCAAGGCGGCAAATTCGTACATCCAGTTACCTATGTTGAGGACAAATGAGTTCCGGCCTTCTTTGTAACATTCACAGACAAGTGCGCCGCAGAACGCGTACACGGCAACAATTCGTGGCCAGTTAACTCCATCGCTCAATATTTCTGATGAAACGTTATTAAAAGCCTCGTGGACGGCGTTTTCGTTACTAAAAGACACGTTTAGCTGGCTAGAGATATTCATGTACAATTCAGGGTATCCCAGTTCGAGTAACTCTCCAATCTCTTGAATTCGGTGTGAAACTTCGGAATTTTTTCGGGAAGTAACTTCCGTCGGAGAGTTGGGCGACAAACTCCGGCTCGTGAATCCATCTCTTTCGAGTTTAGCTTCGATGTATTCATTGCATATTGTTTTCGCCTGTCTGAGGATTTCAGCGGAGATCTTTTCACCTTCAAGCTGTACAATTCGTCTCGTCAAACGAATTTTTGGGCTTGATGGTGACATATCCTGCCAACTCAGCCGTTTCACCATTTTTGCGCGTCGTATCGTCGACATTGCATGTAGTTATTTCTATTCCGTCAAGTTGTGTAACGTTTAAAGTGCTGAGCAAATAAGTTTCGAGACCACAACACGGAGGAACCTAAAAGTTATGCAAATTGTGTTTACGTAGTCTGAGTAATCCGTGACGAGcttcaaatttccttttaattGATAATCATTTAACGACAGTGTTTAGGTGACATTGATTGCTTAATTGCCACTTCAGCTTCGCGCTTAATGATCGCCCATTCTCGTTCCAGTACTGTCGATTATTTCGGCCTCCGGGTAAATTGCACAGCCTCGCTCTGAGGTGGAAGCTAACGAAACCCATTTGAGTGACTGCTCGAGGACAGCCACGTCTCTCAATCACACGGCTTTGTGTTCGTCTGTTGTTGTTTACTTACACAAAATTGCTTTGTCACCAACGGAACCAACAACGGAACCAACGGGAACTCAAATATCAATTAATTCGGATACAATagtaataagtaatggtaataggactgagtggagtccggtctgtaatcatacgagtgataacaaaatcggacgaccgcgcagcgggagtctgatttgtttatcacgagaataattacagaccgaattggacgacacgaagtcctattaccaa
This genomic interval carries:
- the LOC136931266 gene encoding bcl-2-related ovarian killer protein-like; this encodes MSTIRRAKMVKRLSWQDMSPSSPKIRLTRRIVQLEGEKISAEILRQAKTICNEYIEAKLERDGFTSRSLSPNSPTEVTSRKNSEVSHRIQEIGELLELGYPELYMNISSQLNVSFSNENAVHEAFNNVSSEILSDGVNWPRIVAVYAFCGALVCECYKEGRNSFVLNIGNWMYEFAALHFVEWIKLQGGWEDVLLAFPKVATSRGYPLVITEANRWRNYLVVQLKIWCEIGFAFLRHFKAYLRKVPIGLRKPSN